A portion of the Trichomycterus rosablanca isolate fTriRos1 chromosome 17, fTriRos1.hap1, whole genome shotgun sequence genome contains these proteins:
- the si:cabz01068815.1 gene encoding solute carrier family 51 subunit beta, producing the protein MLHVWITLCLLWQGTSSFLIHNSLENLCLEDSLSETAVHLQRCSVDSELQQWTWTDRWFLMNLHTHRCLSAFDTDLVRTVDCDGGDELRWGCENHRLVSLNRSLELGSLRDRLVLTNTGKNTRWKSLDEGDICQEKLRARKQRDVYESPEAGDTMTEEQREYLRWYYRSEDPTPWKFAMLALSLVALLFGCVLCVMDMMSNKHRSKIAVYKAAAASIKVEMEELQVITGVKEDNSYTAPIQDGHPNSTVPVDEPSETSSLKAGDIMVTWKDGKVSNLLHDPSEEEEK; encoded by the exons ATGCTGCATGTGTGGATAACACTGTGTTTACTGTGGCAAG GAACCAGCAGCTTCCTGATCCACAACAGTTTGGAGAATCTGTGCCTGGAGGACTCGCTCAGTGAGACAGCGGTTCACTTACAGAGATGCAGCGTGGACTCAGAGCTTCAGCAGTGGACCTGGACAGATCGCTGGTTCCTCAtgaacctgcacacacacagatgtctGTCTGCCTTCGACACAGACCTGGTCCGGACCGTCGACTGTGACGGTGGAGACGAGCTGCGCTGGGGGTGTGAGAACCACAGGCTCGTCAGTCTGAACCGTTCTCTAGAGCTGGGTAGTCTCAGGGACAGACTGGTGCTGACCAACACGGGGAAAAATACTCGCTGGAAGTCTCTGGATGAAGGGGACATCTGCCAGGAGAAGCTCA GAGCCAGAAAGCAAAGGGACGTTTATGAGTCTCCAGAGGCTGGGGACACAATGACGGAGGAACAAAGAGAGTACCTGAGATGGTACTACCGCTCTGAGGATC CGACCCCGTGGAAGTTTGCCATGCTGGCGCTGTCTCTGGTGGCTCTGCTGTTTGGATGTGTGCTCTGCGTCATGGACATGATGAGTAACAA ACACCGGAGTAAGATAGCTGTATACAAGGCTGCTGCCGCTTCCATAAAGGTTGAAATGGAGGAGCTTCAGGTCATCACAGGGGTCAAAGAGGACAACTCTTACACTGCCCCGATACAGGACGGTCATCCTAACAGCACAGTACCGGTGGATGAGCCCAGCGAGACCAGCTCACTGAAAGCTGGGGACATTATGGTTACATGGAAGGATGGAAAAGTGTCAAATCTGCTCCATGATCCTTCAGAGGAAGAGGAGAAGTAG